A genomic segment from Canis lupus baileyi chromosome 13, mCanLup2.hap1, whole genome shotgun sequence encodes:
- the SYCP3 gene encoding synaptonemal complex protein 3 isoform X1: protein MVPSGRKHTGKSGKKSMEDQVIRAYEFEKEDKKDLRGSEEDVPEGKTPVIDKHGKKRTSAVFEDVGGEVQNMLERFGADINKALLAKRKRLELYTKASLKTSNQKIEHVWKTQQEQRQKLNQEYSQQFVTLFQQWEMDMQKIEEQEEKLANLFRQQQKIFQQSRIVQSQRLKTVRQLYEQFVKNMEELEKNHDNLLTGAQNELKKEMSMLQKKIMMETQQQEMASVRKSLQSMLF from the exons ATGGTGCCCTCTGGAAGAAAGCACACGGGGAAGTCTGGGAAGAAGTCCATGGAGGATCAGGTTATAAGAGCCTATGAGTttgagaaagaagataaaaaagatcTGAGAGGTTCCGAGGAGGATGTCCCTGAAG GGAAGACTCCAGTAATTGATAAGCATGGGAAGAAAAGGACTTCAGCAGTATTTGAAGATGTGGG GGGTGAAGTACAAAATATGCTGGAAAGATTTGGAG ctgaTATTAACAAGGCCCTTcttgcaaagagaaaaagactagAACTGTATACTAAGGCTTCTCTCAAAACCAGCAACCAGAAAATTGAACATGTTTGGAAAACTCAGCAAGAGCAAAG gcagaagcttaaccaagaATATTCTCAGCAGTTTGTGACTTTGTTTCAGCAGTGGGAAATGGATATGCAGAAAATTGAGGAACAAGAAGAAAAACTAGCT AACTTGTTTCGACAGCAACAAAAGATTTTTCAACAGTCTAGAATTGTTCAGAGCCAGAGACTGAAAACAGTTAGACAGCTATATGAGCAGTTCGTAAAG AATATGGAAGAGTTGGAGAAGAATCATGATAACCTACTTACTGGTGCgcaaaatgaacttaaaaaagaaatgtctatgttgcaaaaaaaaattatgatggaGACT CAGCAGCAAGAGATGGCAAGTGTTCGAAAGTCTCTTCAATCCATGTTATTCTGA
- the SYCP3 gene encoding synaptonemal complex protein 3 isoform X2, which produces MVPSGRKHTGKSGKKSMEDQVIRAYEFEKEDKKDLRGSEEDVPEADINKALLAKRKRLELYTKASLKTSNQKIEHVWKTQQEQRQKLNQEYSQQFVTLFQQWEMDMQKIEEQEEKLANLFRQQQKIFQQSRIVQSQRLKTVRQLYEQFVKNMEELEKNHDNLLTGAQNELKKEMSMLQKKIMMETQQQEMASVRKSLQSMLF; this is translated from the exons ATGGTGCCCTCTGGAAGAAAGCACACGGGGAAGTCTGGGAAGAAGTCCATGGAGGATCAGGTTATAAGAGCCTATGAGTttgagaaagaagataaaaaagatcTGAGAGGTTCCGAGGAGGATGTCCCTGAAG ctgaTATTAACAAGGCCCTTcttgcaaagagaaaaagactagAACTGTATACTAAGGCTTCTCTCAAAACCAGCAACCAGAAAATTGAACATGTTTGGAAAACTCAGCAAGAGCAAAG gcagaagcttaaccaagaATATTCTCAGCAGTTTGTGACTTTGTTTCAGCAGTGGGAAATGGATATGCAGAAAATTGAGGAACAAGAAGAAAAACTAGCT AACTTGTTTCGACAGCAACAAAAGATTTTTCAACAGTCTAGAATTGTTCAGAGCCAGAGACTGAAAACAGTTAGACAGCTATATGAGCAGTTCGTAAAG AATATGGAAGAGTTGGAGAAGAATCATGATAACCTACTTACTGGTGCgcaaaatgaacttaaaaaagaaatgtctatgttgcaaaaaaaaattatgatggaGACT CAGCAGCAAGAGATGGCAAGTGTTCGAAAGTCTCTTCAATCCATGTTATTCTGA